Proteins encoded within one genomic window of Neorhizobium galegae bv. orientalis str. HAMBI 540:
- the pdxA gene encoding 4-hydroxythreonine-4-phosphate dehydrogenase PdxA: MSNIIGITMGDPCGVGPEITVKALAEMSDADRSATRVYGNLATLEAARDAVGVTLDLTPYVVDLPVEGAPLPWGQLSAVAGDAAFRFIERAVRDAEAGSIGCIVTAPINKEALNLAGHHYDGHTGMLRSLTGSAAAYMLLASDRLKVIHVSTHVSLQEAIRRATTERVLATIRAGDAHLKRIGYQRPRIAVAGINPHCGENGLFGTEDDDQIAPAVVAARAEGIEVQGPISADTVFHRAYSGTFDLVVAQYHDQGHIPIKLVAFDTAVNVSVDLPIDRTSVDHGTAFDIAGKGIANHGNMNSAIAYARKLVVGVR, translated from the coding sequence ATGAGCAATATCATTGGCATCACCATGGGAGATCCCTGTGGCGTTGGTCCGGAGATAACCGTCAAGGCCCTCGCCGAAATGTCCGACGCCGATCGGTCCGCAACGCGGGTCTATGGCAATCTTGCGACGCTGGAGGCGGCTCGTGATGCGGTGGGGGTCACGCTCGATCTCACACCTTACGTCGTCGACCTTCCGGTGGAGGGAGCGCCTTTGCCCTGGGGGCAGCTGTCGGCGGTCGCCGGCGATGCGGCGTTCCGCTTCATCGAGCGTGCCGTGCGCGATGCCGAGGCCGGCTCGATCGGCTGCATCGTCACCGCGCCGATCAACAAGGAAGCGCTCAACCTTGCAGGTCATCACTATGATGGCCATACGGGTATGTTGCGCAGCCTCACCGGTTCGGCAGCGGCATATATGCTGCTGGCGTCCGACCGCCTGAAGGTGATCCATGTCTCCACGCATGTCTCCCTGCAGGAGGCCATCCGGCGCGCCACGACGGAACGGGTTCTGGCGACGATCCGCGCCGGTGACGCGCATCTGAAGCGCATCGGTTATCAACGTCCGCGCATTGCAGTTGCCGGCATCAATCCCCATTGCGGCGAAAACGGCCTCTTCGGCACAGAAGATGACGATCAGATCGCGCCGGCCGTCGTGGCCGCTCGCGCCGAAGGTATCGAGGTTCAAGGCCCGATTTCAGCCGATACGGTTTTCCACCGCGCCTATTCCGGCACCTTCGATCTGGTCGTCGCGCAGTATCACGATCAGGGCCATATCCCGATCAAGCTCGTGGCCTTCGATACGGCCGTCAACGTTTCCGTCGATCTGCCGATCGATCGCACCTCCGTCGATCACGGCACCGCGTTCGATATCGCCGGCAAGGGGATCGCCAATCACGGCAACATGAATTCTGCCATCGCCTACGCGCGCAAGCTCGTGGTGGGGGTCCGATAA
- a CDS encoding sialidase family protein, with protein sequence MSPDEIASAMTGTVRMVATGRREAFLPSPMVQNHASFLHLLADGTLICAWFGGSLEGKSDISIFASVVVPGSDVWGPPQRLSFDDAHSEQNPVLFTAPDGRLWLFHTSQPSGNQDECRIRMAEIRRDQSDTTRLTAETGGYLDLPKGCFIRAPLTVRNDGAWLLPIFRCVQRPGQKWNGSHDTAAVGISTDAGKTWRLEELPQSTGCVHMSPVALPAGGHAAFFRRRQADFVYRSESADDGRSWSVPEATNVPNNNSSIAVIRLKDGRLAMICNPVNAAQSGDRRASLYDELGESDERPDADPTGGCVPVWGVPRAPVCVCISDDGGLSFPVRILIEDGPGTCLSNDSTDGRNKEMSYPSLLEAPDGTLHLAYTYHRRAIKYVSLASGWADATDGRIG encoded by the coding sequence ATGAGCCCTGATGAAATAGCGTCAGCAATGACTGGCACGGTACGGATGGTGGCCACCGGCAGGCGCGAAGCCTTCCTGCCTTCCCCCATGGTTCAGAACCATGCAAGCTTCCTGCATCTCCTGGCCGACGGCACGTTGATCTGCGCCTGGTTCGGTGGTTCGCTGGAAGGCAAGTCTGACATATCCATTTTCGCGTCCGTCGTCGTGCCGGGCTCGGACGTCTGGGGTCCGCCGCAGAGGCTGAGTTTCGATGACGCGCATTCCGAGCAGAACCCGGTTCTGTTTACCGCGCCCGATGGCCGGCTCTGGCTTTTCCATACGTCACAGCCTTCCGGTAACCAGGACGAATGCCGTATCCGCATGGCCGAGATCCGGCGCGATCAAAGCGACACGACAAGGCTGACAGCGGAGACGGGCGGTTATCTCGATCTGCCGAAAGGATGTTTTATCCGGGCTCCGCTGACGGTGCGGAATGACGGCGCATGGCTTCTGCCGATCTTCCGTTGCGTTCAGCGGCCGGGCCAGAAGTGGAACGGAAGCCATGATACGGCGGCGGTCGGGATATCGACAGATGCCGGGAAAACCTGGCGCCTTGAAGAATTGCCGCAATCGACCGGCTGCGTCCACATGAGCCCCGTCGCCTTGCCCGCAGGCGGTCATGCGGCGTTTTTCCGCCGGAGGCAGGCGGATTTCGTATACCGGAGCGAAAGCGCCGATGACGGCCGATCCTGGTCGGTGCCCGAGGCTACGAATGTGCCGAACAACAACTCCTCCATCGCGGTTATTCGGTTGAAGGACGGTCGGCTTGCGATGATCTGCAACCCGGTAAACGCGGCTCAGTCCGGTGATCGCCGGGCTTCGCTTTACGACGAGCTTGGCGAGAGCGACGAAAGGCCGGATGCGGATCCCACAGGTGGTTGCGTGCCCGTCTGGGGCGTGCCGCGCGCGCCGGTCTGTGTCTGTATTTCGGATGATGGTGGGCTTAGTTTTCCAGTCCGTATCCTGATCGAAGACGGGCCGGGCACCTGCCTGTCCAACGATTCCACCGATGGCCGGAACAAGGAAATGTCTTATCCGTCGCTACTGGAAGCGCCGGACGGGACACTGCACCTCGCCTATACCTACCACAGGCGGGCAATCAAATATGTCAGCCTGGCTTCGGGCTGGGCAGACGCGACTGACGGGAGAATTGGATGA
- a CDS encoding ABC transporter substrate-binding protein → MKKMLMTALILGSALAPAYAGSGPIKIVLPEEADLLEPCMATRSNIGRIIMENVSETLTELDVRGKKGVMPRLAEKWEQTQDGSWRFHLRQGVKFSNGTTFDAKDVKHSFDRVMSDKNACESRRYFGGMKIAANVVDPYTIDFKADPAQPILPLLMSLVTIVPEETPLAFIREPIGTGPYALKNWTPGQQIVLAARSDYWGAKPQVTEATYLFRADPSVRAAMVKAGEADLSPSISQLDATDPKTDFSYLDSETVYLRLDHNIQPLNDVRVRKALNLAIDRQAFLGTLVPQGAVLATALVPPTTQGWNPDVKVFPYDPEGAKKLLAEAKAAGVKVDTPITLIARTANFPNVTEIMEAVQSQLQEVGFKVDLKFVEVAEHESYYSKPFKEGRGPIIVAAMHDNSKGDPSFTMFFKYASQGTQSGFSDPKVDDLIKRASAAVGDERAKLWSQLIAYLHDDVVADALLFHMVGFSRVSPRIDFKPTIATNSMLQLSEIGIK, encoded by the coding sequence ATGAAGAAGATGCTGATGACCGCGCTGATCCTCGGATCTGCGCTTGCCCCGGCTTACGCAGGGTCCGGCCCTATCAAGATCGTGCTGCCTGAAGAAGCCGATCTGCTGGAGCCGTGCATGGCGACCCGTTCCAATATCGGCCGTATCATCATGGAGAACGTCAGCGAAACGCTGACCGAGCTCGATGTTCGCGGCAAGAAGGGCGTCATGCCGCGCCTGGCCGAAAAATGGGAGCAGACCCAGGACGGCAGCTGGCGGTTCCATCTCCGCCAGGGTGTCAAGTTCTCCAACGGGACGACGTTTGACGCCAAGGATGTGAAGCACAGCTTTGACCGCGTGATGAGCGACAAGAACGCCTGCGAATCCCGCCGCTATTTCGGCGGCATGAAGATCGCCGCCAATGTCGTCGACCCCTACACGATCGATTTCAAGGCCGATCCGGCCCAGCCGATCCTGCCGCTGCTGATGTCGCTGGTCACAATCGTTCCGGAAGAAACCCCGCTCGCATTCATTCGCGAGCCGATCGGCACCGGCCCCTATGCGCTGAAGAACTGGACGCCAGGCCAGCAGATCGTGCTTGCTGCTCGCAGCGATTACTGGGGTGCCAAGCCGCAGGTGACCGAGGCCACCTATCTGTTCCGTGCCGATCCGTCCGTACGTGCGGCAATGGTGAAGGCCGGAGAAGCCGACCTTTCTCCGTCGATCTCGCAGCTCGATGCGACCGACCCGAAGACTGACTTTTCCTATCTCGACAGCGAGACGGTCTATCTGCGCCTCGACCACAACATTCAGCCGCTGAACGACGTGCGGGTTCGCAAGGCGCTCAATCTTGCCATCGATCGCCAGGCGTTTCTCGGCACGCTGGTGCCCCAAGGAGCCGTGCTCGCGACGGCGCTGGTGCCGCCGACCACGCAGGGCTGGAACCCGGACGTCAAGGTGTTCCCCTATGATCCGGAAGGCGCCAAGAAGCTTCTCGCCGAGGCAAAGGCCGCCGGTGTGAAGGTCGATACGCCGATCACGCTGATCGCCCGCACGGCAAACTTCCCGAACGTCACCGAAATCATGGAAGCGGTTCAGTCGCAGCTCCAGGAAGTTGGCTTCAAGGTCGATCTGAAGTTTGTCGAAGTGGCCGAGCACGAGAGCTACTATTCCAAGCCCTTCAAGGAAGGTCGTGGCCCGATTATCGTCGCCGCCATGCACGACAACTCCAAGGGCGACCCGTCCTTCACCATGTTCTTCAAATATGCCTCGCAGGGCACCCAGTCGGGCTTCTCCGATCCTAAGGTCGACGACCTGATCAAGCGCGCTTCGGCGGCAGTCGGTGACGAACGTGCGAAGCTCTGGTCGCAGCTGATCGCCTACCTGCATGACGACGTGGTTGCCGACGCCCTTCTCTTCCACATGGTCGGCTTCTCGCGCGTTTCGCCGCGTATCGACTTCAAACCGACCATCGCCACAAATTCGATGCTGCAATTGTCGGAAATCGGCATCAAATAG
- a CDS encoding ABC transporter permease — protein MLSFIRKRSVASLISLAGLLVLVFFLSRLTGDPAALFLPVEASAEMKQQFRELHGLNDPLMVQFGRYVGDVLTGNLGESLRKARPALDVVTEAFVWTLWLAVITMSLVTAAAIVVGSLAAFRSGGFFDRLSSMISLVGASVPDFWLAIVAIVVFSVNLAWLPTSGTGSILHWILPIGVLFVRPFGIIVQVVRGAMIGALSSAYVKTARAKGVKAGPIIFIHALRNAMLPVITVIGDQAASLLNGAVVVETIFGFPGVGKLMIDSILQRDFNVVLAAILVTALAIFLMNLLIDLAYALLDPRIRH, from the coding sequence ATGCTCAGTTTTATTCGTAAGCGCTCCGTGGCGAGCTTGATTTCACTGGCAGGGCTGCTTGTGCTGGTGTTCTTCCTGTCCCGCCTCACGGGCGATCCGGCCGCTCTTTTCCTGCCCGTCGAAGCTTCGGCCGAAATGAAGCAGCAGTTCCGCGAACTTCACGGCTTGAACGACCCGCTGATGGTGCAGTTCGGACGCTATGTCGGCGACGTGCTGACCGGAAATCTCGGTGAATCGCTGCGCAAGGCGCGGCCGGCGCTGGACGTGGTGACAGAAGCGTTCGTGTGGACGCTCTGGCTTGCGGTGATCACCATGTCGCTCGTCACGGCCGCTGCCATCGTCGTCGGCTCGCTTGCCGCTTTTCGCTCCGGCGGCTTCTTCGACCGGCTCTCCTCGATGATCTCGCTGGTGGGCGCATCGGTGCCGGACTTTTGGCTGGCAATCGTCGCGATCGTCGTGTTTTCCGTAAACCTCGCATGGCTGCCGACATCCGGCACCGGGTCGATCCTGCACTGGATCCTGCCGATCGGCGTCCTGTTCGTCCGTCCCTTCGGCATCATCGTCCAGGTGGTGCGCGGCGCGATGATCGGCGCCCTATCCTCCGCCTATGTGAAGACGGCCCGCGCAAAAGGCGTCAAGGCCGGTCCGATCATCTTCATCCATGCCCTGCGCAACGCCATGCTGCCGGTCATCACCGTCATCGGAGACCAGGCGGCGAGCCTCTTGAACGGCGCCGTCGTGGTCGAGACGATCTTTGGTTTCCCCGGTGTCGGCAAGTTGATGATCGATTCGATCCTGCAACGGGATTTCAACGTCGTCCTGGCCGCGATCCTGGTGACCGCGCTGGCGATCTTCCTCATGAACCTGCTGATCGACCTTGCCTATGCGCTTCTCGATCCGCGCATCCGTCATTGA
- a CDS encoding ABC transporter permease: protein MSVSTSDTTIVHEPSFPVRMARMLWADKFALCAVIFLLVIIVLALIGPSWLGELATKQNLRGRNLAPFDWSREWVWWMGADALGRPLLARIIVATQNTLMVAAGAVILSSVIGTLLGLVAGFSSPRVGQVIMRLADVIMSFPSLLIAVIVLYLLGSSILNLVAVLSITRIPVYLRTTRAEVLEIRERMFVQAARVMGASQNRILFRHILPVVFPTLTTLATLDFAYVMLAESALSFLGIGIQPPAITWGLMISQGRQYLTNAWWLSFWPGLAIIMTTLSLNLLSNWLRIALDPVQRWRLEMKGRKNG, encoded by the coding sequence ATGAGTGTTTCCACCTCCGATACGACGATCGTGCACGAGCCCTCCTTCCCGGTCCGCATGGCGCGGATGCTATGGGCCGACAAATTCGCGCTCTGCGCAGTGATCTTCCTGCTCGTCATCATTGTGCTTGCCCTGATCGGGCCGTCCTGGCTCGGCGAACTCGCTACCAAGCAGAACCTCCGCGGCCGCAACCTCGCGCCCTTCGACTGGAGCCGTGAATGGGTGTGGTGGATGGGGGCGGACGCTCTCGGCCGGCCATTGCTCGCCCGCATCATCGTCGCGACGCAAAACACGCTCATGGTCGCCGCCGGCGCGGTGATCCTGTCGTCGGTCATCGGCACGCTGCTCGGCCTCGTCGCCGGCTTTTCCTCACCGCGCGTTGGGCAGGTGATCATGCGCCTGGCAGACGTGATCATGTCCTTTCCCTCGCTGCTGATCGCGGTGATCGTCCTTTATCTCCTGGGCTCCTCGATCCTGAACCTGGTCGCCGTCCTGTCGATCACCCGCATCCCCGTTTACCTGCGCACCACCCGCGCCGAGGTGCTGGAGATCCGCGAGCGGATGTTCGTGCAGGCGGCGCGGGTGATGGGCGCTTCGCAGAACCGCATCCTGTTCCGTCACATCCTGCCGGTCGTTTTCCCGACGCTCACCACGCTGGCGACGCTGGACTTCGCCTATGTCATGCTTGCCGAAAGCGCGTTGTCCTTCCTCGGCATCGGCATCCAGCCGCCGGCGATCACCTGGGGGCTGATGATTTCCCAAGGGCGCCAATATCTCACCAATGCCTGGTGGCTCTCGTTCTGGCCCGGGCTGGCGATCATCATGACCACCTTGTCGCTCAACCTTTTGTCGAACTGGCTGCGCATCGCGCTCGACCCCGTTCAGCGCTGGCGCCTGGAAATGAAAGGCCGAAAGAATGGCTGA
- a CDS encoding ABC transporter ATP-binding protein, whose translation MAEHLLEVRNLSVEFHTAAGVVHAVRNISYHLDRGETLAILGESGSGKSVSSAAIMNLIDMPPGRISAGQILLDGKDLLTMSPQARREANGRRIAMIFQDPLSHLNPVYTVGWQIREAMTTHGMPAGQAKSEALRLLTRVGIPDPGGAMGKYPHEFSGGQRQRVMIAMALALRPDLLIADEPTTALDVTVQAEVLALLKELQRETGMGVLIITHDLGVVAEIADRVVVMEKGELVETGTVRDVYKNPTHPYTKKLIGAAPGKGEMHVAQLSGEPLLSVRDVRKRYGSFDALKGVSFDLRAGETMAIVGESGSGKSTLARVLLRLDEPDAGTAHWKGRDLFMLSPSELYKLRRDLQMVFQDPTQSLNPRMTVFQLVSEAWAIHPDILPKRRWRERVAELLVQVGLSVEHMGRYPHQFSGGQRQRIAIARALALEPQLIVCDEAVSALDVSVQAQVIALLDKLRRDIGISFIFIAHDLPVVRDFADYVMVMQKGEVVELGTVREIFETPREAYTKALLAASLDPDPDVQAEHRAARLKRA comes from the coding sequence ATGGCTGAGCACCTGCTGGAAGTCCGCAACCTCTCGGTCGAGTTCCATACGGCCGCCGGCGTCGTGCATGCCGTGCGCAACATCTCCTACCATCTCGACCGCGGCGAGACGCTGGCGATCCTCGGCGAAAGCGGGTCCGGCAAGTCGGTTTCGTCAGCGGCGATCATGAACCTCATCGACATGCCGCCCGGGCGGATCAGTGCCGGGCAGATCCTGCTCGACGGCAAGGACCTGCTGACCATGTCGCCCCAGGCGCGCCGCGAGGCAAACGGCCGACGGATCGCCATGATCTTTCAGGACCCGCTCAGCCATCTGAACCCGGTCTATACCGTCGGATGGCAGATCCGCGAGGCGATGACGACCCACGGCATGCCGGCCGGACAGGCCAAAAGCGAAGCCCTGCGCCTGTTGACGCGCGTCGGAATTCCGGACCCGGGAGGCGCCATGGGCAAATATCCGCACGAGTTTTCCGGCGGCCAGCGTCAGCGCGTGATGATTGCGATGGCGCTTGCGCTGCGCCCCGACCTGCTGATCGCCGATGAGCCGACCACAGCACTCGACGTGACGGTCCAGGCCGAGGTGCTGGCGCTGTTGAAGGAACTGCAGCGGGAAACCGGCATGGGCGTGCTGATCATCACCCACGATCTCGGCGTGGTGGCCGAAATCGCCGATCGGGTGGTCGTCATGGAAAAAGGCGAGTTGGTCGAGACCGGCACGGTCCGCGATGTCTACAAGAACCCCACGCATCCCTATACCAAAAAGCTGATCGGCGCTGCCCCCGGAAAGGGCGAGATGCACGTCGCGCAGCTGTCGGGCGAACCGCTGCTTAGCGTCCGGGACGTGCGCAAGCGCTACGGCTCTTTCGATGCGCTGAAGGGGGTTTCCTTCGACCTCCGGGCTGGCGAGACCATGGCGATCGTCGGAGAAAGCGGCTCGGGCAAATCGACGCTTGCCCGCGTTCTTTTGAGGCTGGACGAGCCGGACGCCGGTACGGCGCACTGGAAGGGGCGCGATCTCTTTATGCTCTCGCCGTCGGAACTCTACAAGCTCCGGCGCGATCTTCAGATGGTGTTTCAGGACCCCACCCAGTCGCTCAATCCACGCATGACGGTGTTCCAGCTCGTATCGGAAGCATGGGCCATCCATCCTGATATCCTGCCGAAACGTCGGTGGCGGGAACGGGTCGCGGAACTGCTGGTGCAGGTGGGCCTTTCGGTCGAGCACATGGGCCGTTATCCGCACCAGTTCTCGGGCGGCCAGCGGCAGAGGATTGCAATCGCCCGTGCGCTTGCGCTCGAACCACAGCTGATCGTCTGCGACGAGGCGGTGTCGGCGCTCGACGTATCGGTGCAGGCCCAGGTCATCGCGCTTCTCGACAAGCTGCGAAGGGACATAGGCATCTCCTTCATCTTCATCGCCCACGACCTGCCCGTCGTTCGCGACTTCGCGGATTACGTCATGGTCATGCAGAAGGGCGAAGTGGTGGAATTGGGAACGGTCCGGGAGATCTTCGAGACGCCCCGTGAAGCCTATACAAAAGCGCTCCTGGCGGCGAGCCTCGATCCGGACCCGGACGTTCAGGCCGAACACCGGGCAGCCCGTCTCAAACGTGCATGA
- a CDS encoding dihydrodipicolinate synthase family protein produces the protein MTRNAFVALVTCFNEDETINFEATRAQVRRQVAAGNNIMCAGTNGDFTALTHEEKIRLTEHVVDEVAGRAKVIVNAGMPATFETVQLAKEFDRIGVDGIAVITPFFIACMQDGLVRHFSTVADAVKTPVYLYDIPARTQNHIEPATAAKLAGHGNIAGIKDSGGAQETLAAYLQVSKENPGFEVYSGPDHLVLWSLQNGAAGCISGLGNALPHVLAGILAAFNSGDIAEAERQQAIYTAFRTDLYALGFAPAMVKRSLYLQDKSVGASRQPALLPDEAQDEKIREILKKYDLL, from the coding sequence ATGACCAGAAATGCCTTTGTCGCACTCGTGACCTGCTTCAACGAGGACGAGACGATTAATTTCGAGGCGACCCGCGCCCAGGTGCGCCGGCAGGTGGCGGCGGGCAACAACATCATGTGCGCCGGCACCAATGGTGATTTCACTGCTCTCACCCACGAAGAGAAGATCCGCCTGACCGAACACGTGGTCGACGAGGTTGCGGGTCGCGCCAAAGTCATCGTCAATGCCGGGATGCCAGCCACATTCGAGACGGTGCAACTGGCCAAAGAGTTTGACCGGATCGGCGTCGACGGCATCGCCGTCATCACCCCCTTCTTCATCGCCTGCATGCAGGACGGGCTGGTCCGCCACTTCTCGACGGTCGCGGATGCGGTCAAGACACCGGTTTATCTCTATGACATCCCCGCCCGGACCCAGAACCACATCGAGCCGGCGACGGCCGCAAAGCTCGCCGGGCACGGCAATATCGCCGGCATCAAGGATTCCGGCGGCGCTCAGGAAACTCTGGCAGCCTACCTTCAGGTCTCGAAAGAGAACCCGGGCTTCGAGGTCTATTCCGGTCCTGACCATCTCGTTCTGTGGTCGCTGCAGAACGGTGCTGCGGGCTGCATATCGGGGCTCGGAAATGCTCTGCCGCACGTGCTCGCCGGCATCCTTGCAGCCTTCAACTCCGGCGACATTGCGGAAGCGGAGCGTCAGCAGGCGATCTATACCGCCTTCCGCACCGACCTTTATGCGCTGGGCTTTGCGCCCGCCATGGTCAAGCGTTCGCTTTACCTTCAGGACAAATCAGTCGGCGCGAGCAGGCAGCCTGCCCTGCTTCCGGACGAGGCTCAGGACGAGAAAATAAGAGAGATCCTGAAAAAGTACGATCTTCTCTAG
- a CDS encoding ABC transporter ATP-binding protein, with amino-acid sequence MTNYLQLSNITKTYGHFTALDDVSLSVDKGEFVTFLGPSGSGKTTTLMIIAGFEKASGGKVEVGGQSISELAPHERNIGIVFQNYALFPHKTAVENVYFPLQMRGVSRSQGLRQAEDMLSLVGLKGFGHRHPKELSGGQQQRVALARALVFEPSLLLLDEPLGALDKNLREQMQIEIKRIQRSLGVTTIFVTHDQSEAMSMSDRIVVFEKGRIEQVAAPLDIYHRPQTSFVAAFIGESNLIPAIITSGAGRTAENPTLGAFQYAGEDALADGQKVTLLIRPEHIKLSRSPVEGRKNVRMIVETIVNYGDNALVIGRAGDIPMRVRVLGADVVIIREGEECCISWAPDAVFVITK; translated from the coding sequence ATGACGAACTACCTGCAACTCTCCAACATCACCAAGACCTACGGACATTTCACCGCGCTCGACGACGTGAGCCTGTCGGTCGACAAGGGGGAGTTCGTGACCTTCCTGGGGCCGAGCGGCTCGGGCAAGACGACGACGCTGATGATCATTGCCGGTTTCGAAAAGGCGAGCGGCGGCAAGGTGGAAGTCGGTGGCCAGTCGATTTCCGAGCTTGCGCCGCATGAGCGCAATATCGGCATCGTGTTCCAGAACTATGCCTTGTTTCCGCACAAGACGGCGGTCGAAAATGTCTATTTCCCGTTGCAGATGCGTGGCGTGAGCCGCTCGCAGGGCTTGAGACAGGCAGAGGACATGCTGTCACTCGTCGGCCTCAAGGGTTTTGGCCATCGCCATCCGAAGGAATTGTCCGGCGGGCAGCAGCAGCGGGTCGCGCTTGCCCGCGCCCTGGTTTTCGAGCCTTCGCTGCTTCTGCTCGACGAGCCGCTCGGCGCGCTCGACAAGAACCTGCGTGAGCAGATGCAGATCGAGATCAAGCGCATCCAGCGCAGCCTTGGCGTGACGACCATCTTCGTGACCCACGACCAGTCGGAAGCCATGTCGATGTCCGATCGCATCGTGGTGTTCGAGAAGGGACGTATCGAGCAGGTCGCAGCACCCCTGGATATCTACCATCGCCCGCAGACCTCCTTCGTCGCCGCCTTCATCGGCGAGAGCAACCTGATTCCGGCAATCATTACCAGCGGGGCCGGCAGAACGGCCGAGAACCCGACGCTTGGAGCCTTCCAATACGCTGGCGAAGATGCTCTTGCGGACGGCCAGAAGGTGACGCTTCTGATCCGCCCGGAGCACATCAAGCTGTCGCGCAGCCCGGTCGAGGGCCGCAAGAACGTCCGCATGATCGTCGAGACGATCGTCAACTACGGCGACAACGCACTCGTGATCGGCCGGGCAGGGGATATTCCGATGCGCGTCAGGGTGCTCGGTGCCGATGTGGTGATCATCAGGGAAGGCGAGGAATGCTGCATCAGCTGGGCGCCGGACGCGGTCTTCGTGATCACCAAATAG
- a CDS encoding ABC transporter permease, producing MNTFMRWAGFIVVLFIAAPLVIVVPMSFSNASSLQFPPPGYWLGYYRAYFTSMDWLIPTWNSILIATATTILTMALVVPATFALVRHKFRGKGFADLMMLMPMAVPHIVMAVGYYSYFGDLGLVHSHLGVILAHTCLSVPIAFLVLSANLKGFDRNLERAAQSLGASPTKTFLHVTLPILRPGLVISSLFAFIQSFDETVVAIFISGRDAETLPRKMFDSIRQEADPVIAVISTLLFVVVLVGIAAPYFASALRSRAPKPSRPAGAH from the coding sequence ATGAACACGTTCATGCGCTGGGCCGGTTTCATCGTCGTGCTCTTCATTGCAGCCCCGCTCGTCATCGTCGTGCCGATGTCGTTTTCGAATGCGAGCTCCCTGCAATTCCCGCCGCCGGGTTACTGGCTCGGGTATTATCGGGCTTATTTCACCAGCATGGATTGGCTGATACCCACCTGGAACAGCATTCTGATCGCGACCGCGACCACCATCCTCACCATGGCCCTGGTCGTGCCCGCAACCTTCGCTCTGGTGCGCCACAAGTTTCGCGGCAAGGGGTTTGCCGACCTGATGATGCTGATGCCGATGGCGGTGCCGCATATCGTCATGGCGGTCGGCTATTATTCTTATTTCGGCGATCTCGGACTGGTGCACAGCCATCTCGGCGTCATCCTGGCGCATACCTGCCTGTCGGTTCCGATTGCCTTCCTCGTCCTTTCGGCCAACCTCAAGGGTTTCGACCGAAACCTTGAACGGGCCGCGCAGAGCCTCGGCGCCAGCCCGACGAAGACCTTCCTGCACGTCACCCTGCCGATCCTGCGACCGGGGCTGGTCATCAGCTCGCTCTTCGCCTTCATCCAGTCGTTCGACGAGACGGTGGTGGCGATCTTCATCTCGGGCCGCGATGCCGAGACCCTGCCGCGCAAGATGTTCGACAGCATCCGCCAGGAGGCCGATCCGGTGATTGCCGTCATCTCGACGCTGCTCTTCGTCGTCGTGCTGGTCGGCATCGCGGCTCCTTATTTCGCCAGCGCGCTGCGCAGCCGCGCTCCCAAGCCGAGCCGCCCGGCCGGCGCACATTGA
- a CDS encoding ABC transporter permease: MGISLSKLTEKTNIWPWLLLAPLGIYMLVFFAVPLAEVAIMSFTEPKVSLANYQKVLTGALYQRVFLNTFTTAAFVTLCCLLVGYPLAYLMAHSKPRTAMLILLLVTMSFWTSFLVRTYSWMVLLGNNGPLIAFLQMIGVDKPPQLLFTRFSSTLAMVHILAPYMIMNIYSVMKKIDPALIRSAESLGAKGWSLFRHVYLPLTAPGIANGSVLVFVICLGFYVTPVLLGSPREQMVAGLIGHQIEEFLAFGLGSAMAMILLVVTLIILTIYHRRFGLDKLWG, translated from the coding sequence ATGGGCATCAGCCTTTCAAAACTGACGGAAAAGACGAATATATGGCCCTGGCTGCTGCTGGCGCCGCTCGGCATCTACATGCTCGTCTTCTTCGCCGTGCCGCTTGCCGAAGTGGCGATCATGAGCTTTACCGAACCGAAGGTCTCGCTCGCCAACTACCAGAAGGTCCTGACCGGAGCGCTTTACCAGCGCGTCTTTCTGAACACCTTCACGACGGCCGCTTTTGTGACGCTCTGCTGCCTTCTGGTCGGTTATCCGCTGGCCTATCTGATGGCGCATTCCAAGCCGCGCACGGCAATGCTGATCCTGCTGCTCGTCACCATGAGCTTCTGGACCAGTTTCCTCGTCCGCACCTATTCCTGGATGGTCCTGCTCGGCAATAACGGCCCGCTGATTGCCTTCCTGCAGATGATCGGCGTCGACAAGCCGCCGCAGCTTCTCTTCACGCGGTTCTCCTCGACGCTCGCCATGGTGCATATCCTGGCGCCCTACATGATCATGAACATCTATTCGGTGATGAAGAAGATCGACCCGGCGCTGATCCGCTCGGCGGAGAGCCTCGGCGCCAAGGGGTGGTCGCTGTTTAGGCATGTCTACCTGCCGTTGACGGCACCGGGCATCGCCAATGGTTCCGTCCTCGTCTTCGTCATCTGCCTCGGTTTCTATGTGACGCCGGTGCTGCTCGGCAGTCCGCGTGAGCAGATGGTCGCCGGTCTGATCGGCCACCAGATCGAGGAATTCCTGGCCTTCGGTCTGGGCTCCGCCATGGCGATGATCCTGCTCGTCGTGACACTCATCATCCTCACTATCTATCACCGCCGTTTCGGCCTCGACAAACTCTGGGGGTGA